In Anaerolineales bacterium, the following are encoded in one genomic region:
- a CDS encoding response regulator, with amino-acid sequence MSSEQAVYKILVVDDDLDTLRLVGTTLEKQGYQIIPAKDGVEALERAAIDAPDLILLDVMMPGINGYEVTRRLRQEPRTAKTPIILFTAKAQVDDKVAGLEAGANEYLTKPTHPAELVARVRSLLKQSTGGAPSPAAAPAPLQSSLPPAHFDSGRGQMYGVIAAKGGQGVSSLSINLGATLHQQYSEQGVIVAEMRPGHGDISAWLGYTNAQGMNDLLRIEPSMITASRVEQALVAYKSGLKLLLASNRPSDASLINAHAQLEAVVSQLPKLAAHTVLDLGVGMPLGIQRAVQLCDRVLLVVEPDVHTMPQTKALLQDLLDLGISKSRILGVLMSRVRTEMMMNANEAQKELGIELEAVFTPAPELAYQAARTHQPMVSLEGASFTSQQADKLAKLLTQGVPRN; translated from the coding sequence ATGAGTTCTGAACAAGCGGTTTACAAGATCCTGGTCGTGGACGATGACTTGGATACCCTGCGTTTGGTGGGCACTACCCTGGAAAAACAGGGCTACCAGATCATTCCCGCCAAAGACGGCGTGGAAGCCTTGGAACGCGCCGCAATCGACGCCCCAGACCTGATCCTGCTGGATGTGATGATGCCTGGCATCAACGGCTATGAGGTCACCCGCCGCTTACGCCAGGAACCGCGCACAGCAAAGACCCCCATCATTTTATTTACCGCCAAAGCCCAGGTAGACGACAAGGTCGCCGGCCTGGAAGCCGGCGCCAACGAATATCTGACCAAGCCCACCCACCCGGCCGAGCTGGTGGCCCGCGTGCGCAGCCTGCTCAAGCAGAGCACGGGCGGCGCGCCAAGCCCTGCGGCTGCGCCTGCGCCACTGCAAAGCAGCCTGCCGCCGGCTCACTTCGACAGCGGCCGCGGCCAAATGTATGGCGTGATTGCGGCCAAGGGCGGCCAGGGCGTCTCCAGCCTCAGCATCAACCTCGGGGCCACCTTGCACCAGCAATACAGCGAGCAGGGCGTCATCGTGGCGGAAATGCGCCCGGGCCATGGCGACATCAGTGCCTGGCTGGGCTACACCAACGCCCAGGGCATGAACGACCTGCTGCGCATAGAGCCTTCAATGATCACCGCCAGCCGGGTTGAACAAGCCCTGGTGGCCTACAAATCCGGCCTCAAACTGCTGCTGGCTTCCAACCGCCCCAGCGACGCCAGCCTGATCAACGCCCATGCCCAACTGGAGGCGGTGGTCAGCCAACTGCCCAAGCTGGCCGCCCACACCGTGTTGGACCTGGGCGTGGGCATGCCCCTCGGCATTCAGCGCGCCGTGCAGCTCTGCGACCGGGTCCTGCTGGTGGTGGAGCCGGATGTGCACACTATGCCGCAGACCAAAGCGCTGCTGCAAGATCTGCTGGACCTGGGCATCTCCAAATCGCGCATCTTGGGCGTTTTGATGAGCCGGGTGCGCACCGAAATGATGATGAACGCCAACGAGGCGCAAAAAGAACTGGGGATCGAGCTGGAAGCGGTGTTCACCCCCGCCCCGGAACTGGCTTACCAGGCCGCCCGCACTCACCAGCCGATGGTCAGCCTGGAGGGCGCCAGCTTCACCAGCCAGCAAGCCGACAAGCTGGCCAAGCTGCTCACTCAGGGCGTGCCGCGCAACTAG
- the mutL gene encoding DNA mismatch repair endonuclease MutL: MPIQVLPDELASQIAAGEVVERPASVVKELLENALDAGASQISIRVLGAGQELIEVSDDGRGIPADELPLALQRHATSKLSRVEDLAAIRTLGFRGEALAALGSVGRLTLISRPGDSAGGAQVQADGGRLGQLQAMPAAPGTVVQLADLFFNTPARRKFLKSEPTERRHISTLVACYALAYPQVRFSLELEGRPTLHTSGNGDRREVLAVLYDAQLARRMLQVDAPQGAIHIEGFISPLDVTRSNRSEMTFFVNGRWVHDPALSSAVLQAYRGMLMVGRFPLVVLFLQLPPEMVDVNVHPTKAEVRFADRDAVFSALQRAVRRALLAYSPLPTLEPVQAGLAWRPLPAQPEPLMEEPVSLGLAAPEDGQAPPQAQPALPGSGVPLLRLVGQVGAAYLVAEGPDGLYLVDQHAAHERVLFERFQAQRTQIASQALLEPATVQLSPAQAQLLDPQLDVLSGLGFEIEPFGPQTYRVRAIPALLLGSDPEAALRAVVEDFEEDETPLEKEIEARLIARICKRAAVKAGQSLSPEEQRQLLLDLEACQAPRTCPHGRPTMIHLAIDMLERQFGRRGAR; encoded by the coding sequence ATGCCCATCCAAGTGCTGCCTGATGAGTTGGCTTCCCAGATCGCTGCCGGCGAGGTGGTGGAGCGGCCGGCTTCGGTCGTCAAAGAACTGCTGGAAAACGCCCTGGACGCGGGCGCCAGCCAGATCAGCATCCGGGTTCTGGGCGCCGGCCAGGAGCTGATCGAAGTCAGCGATGATGGCCGCGGCATCCCGGCGGATGAATTGCCGCTGGCCTTGCAGCGCCACGCCACCAGCAAACTCAGCCGCGTGGAAGATTTGGCCGCCATCCGTACCTTGGGCTTTCGCGGCGAAGCGCTGGCCGCCCTGGGTTCGGTCGGCCGGCTGACGCTGATCTCCCGCCCCGGCGACAGCGCCGGCGGCGCACAAGTGCAAGCCGACGGGGGCCGCCTGGGCCAACTACAGGCCATGCCTGCCGCGCCCGGCACGGTGGTGCAGCTGGCGGATCTGTTCTTCAACACGCCTGCCCGGCGCAAGTTCCTCAAAAGCGAGCCCACTGAGCGGCGCCACATCAGCACCCTGGTGGCTTGCTATGCATTGGCCTATCCCCAGGTGCGTTTCTCTCTGGAGTTGGAAGGTCGTCCCACCCTGCACACCAGCGGCAACGGCGACCGGCGCGAGGTGCTGGCCGTGCTCTACGATGCCCAGCTGGCCCGCCGCATGCTGCAAGTGGATGCGCCCCAGGGCGCCATTCATATCGAAGGCTTCATCAGTCCCTTGGATGTCACTCGTTCCAACCGCTCGGAGATGACCTTCTTCGTCAATGGCCGTTGGGTGCATGATCCGGCGCTCTCCAGCGCCGTCCTGCAAGCCTATCGCGGCATGCTGATGGTGGGGCGCTTCCCGCTGGTGGTGCTCTTCCTTCAATTGCCGCCGGAGATGGTGGATGTGAATGTACACCCCACCAAGGCCGAAGTGCGCTTTGCCGACCGCGATGCGGTCTTCAGCGCCTTACAGCGCGCCGTGCGCCGCGCGTTGCTGGCTTACTCGCCGCTGCCCACCCTGGAACCGGTGCAGGCTGGCTTGGCCTGGCGGCCGCTGCCGGCCCAGCCAGAACCACTGATGGAAGAGCCGGTCTCGTTGGGCTTGGCCGCCCCCGAAGACGGCCAAGCTCCCCCGCAGGCGCAGCCGGCCCTGCCGGGCAGCGGCGTGCCCTTGCTGCGCCTGGTGGGCCAGGTAGGCGCCGCTTACCTGGTGGCCGAAGGGCCAGATGGCCTCTACCTGGTGGACCAGCACGCCGCCCATGAGCGCGTGCTCTTCGAGCGCTTCCAGGCGCAGAGGACGCAGATCGCCTCGCAGGCTTTGCTGGAGCCGGCCACAGTGCAGCTGAGCCCGGCCCAGGCACAGCTGCTGGATCCGCAGTTGGATGTGCTCTCCGGCCTGGGCTTTGAGATCGAGCCTTTCGGCCCGCAAACCTACCGGGTTCGGGCTATTCCGGCCCTGCTGCTGGGCAGTGACCCTGAAGCCGCCTTGCGTGCTGTGGTCGAGGACTTCGAGGAAGATGAAACCCCACTGGAAAAAGAGATCGAAGCTCGCTTGATCGCGCGGATTTGCAAGCGCGCCGCCGTCAAGGCCGGGCAGTCACTCTCCCCCGAGGAGCAGCGGCAATTGTTGTTGGACTTGGAGGCCTGTCAGGCGCCGCGCACCTGTCCCCACGGGCGCCCGACGATGATCCACCTGGCGATCGACATGCTCGAGCGCCAGTTTGGGCGGCGCGGCGCGCGCTAG
- a CDS encoding DinB family protein, with product MTGEMLPEVQQTLQTLERIRGQVGGIIHSTPLAGLNWRPELPEGADGVNSLAVLGMHTAGSEHFWIGELIGGLPHTRRREAEFAFVAGSADEILERLAAVAAQSHQVLSALDAERLASSLTYDGHVHPVRWILQHVIAHYSLHVGHMQLTYQLWNQGKANTAPPWSPNS from the coding sequence ATGACTGGAGAGATGCTCCCCGAAGTCCAGCAGACCTTGCAAACGCTGGAGCGTATACGCGGCCAGGTGGGCGGCATCATCCACAGCACGCCGCTGGCAGGCCTCAATTGGCGGCCCGAACTGCCGGAGGGTGCCGATGGGGTCAATTCCCTGGCCGTGCTGGGCATGCACACCGCCGGCTCGGAGCACTTTTGGATTGGGGAGCTGATCGGCGGCCTGCCGCACACCCGCCGGCGTGAGGCGGAGTTCGCCTTCGTCGCCGGTTCAGCCGATGAGATCCTGGAGAGGCTGGCCGCTGTGGCTGCCCAGAGCCACCAAGTGCTGTCCGCTTTGGATGCAGAGCGGCTCGCATCCAGCCTGACCTATGACGGGCATGTCCACCCGGTGCGCTGGATCCTGCAGCATGTCATCGCCCATTACAGCTTGCATGTCGGCCATATGCAATTGACCTACCAATTGTGGAATCAGGGCAAAGCCAATACGGCTCCGCCCTGGTCACCCAATTCTTGA